DNA sequence from the Callithrix jacchus isolate 240 chromosome 13, calJac240_pri, whole genome shotgun sequence genome:
AAATAGTAAACACCAATTGAAATGTGATTATCAACTCAACCAGGAGACCATGACCAGCGGTAAGATTTCCATGaacctagagaaagaaaaatattccatcagAATTGAAGCAAGAGTATTTTCGATGAAAATGTGTTAATATCATTATGAAAGGCAcagtttatctctgtaaaaaGCAAAGGTAAGTCTTTTATCCCACCTTCAGTTCAGACCTTCGCTCACCCCCCCAAATAAGAAGGAATAAATTTATATTCATCTTGGGTCATTACAGATAATTACTCTTGCGATGACCAAGCAGGAGTTTGTGCTGAATGTCCTTTTCTACAAAGGAAgcaaattgtgccactgcagcaCTTAACTTGTAAAAGAATTTCTTGAGAGCCTTGTAATTTTATAAGGCAATGATTAAATCCATTAATTAggtttaaattaattaatatatatttcaattaaaatttaagctatgtgagttttttttttttttaatcagccctGGTGCTGAGCTAACAATTGATGCTCCTAATCAGCTAAGAACAAAATGAAGATCAGATGTCTATTTTCTTAAGTGTAACCCTTTATGTATATCATTTCACATCTTATGAACATGACaggaaaatagtttttttctgctagtgaacaaattattgtaagaAAAATGCGTTAAGCTAAATATAAAGTCAATGTAGTAACTGGaatgagaggagaggaaaaaccAACACAACTTTTGGGCCACctagattttgttatttttaaggaATTCAAGAGCAAACAATGATTTCCTACAGGTATACCTAAATGCTGTCAGAATCAGTTTTCACTGTATTAAGAATCATCAAAAATTCCCTAGGAGTGAATTAGCTATTTTAGGGATGTCTCTCATGCTACCAAGGCATAATTTAACAAAGTGTTTGCAAGAGGCTTGGAGTCCTAGTTTGAATAAAGCTGAAGACCCTACCATGGTGACCCCCAGGCCTCCCACCACACTGGGAGGTGTGACCAGGTAAAGGATTCCTGCTCCAATGATGGCCCCCAGGCACTGGGCTGCGATGTAGAAGACCGACTTGGCGATGCTGATCTTCCTGGTGCACACCATGGCCACAGTCACTGCAGGGTTGATGTGGCCACCGCTGATGTGGCCGAAGCACTGCACCATGGTTGCAATGCTGAGTCCAAAGCAAAGAGAGATGAGAACCATGTCTACCGGTAAAGGCTTTTCTGTTCCACCCCAGTTGATGGTGGATCCCAGGCTGAGGAGAACAAAAATAAGCATGGCCAGAAATTCCGCTGTGACTGCTTTCCAGAAAGCTTGAGTCCAGACCCCTTTGAAAGCCACCATGATGTTCTCTCTTGTACACAAAGGTCCACACTtactgaaaagagaaacaaatcagCATCAGAAGCCACTACACCCAGGTTTATGAATTTAGGTGAGGGGAAAAAGGGCAGCCATCATGGGTTCCTGCGGGCAGGGACTGCCAAGCATGATTTGTGCACCAAGAAAGAATGCTTCTTGAAAAGCTCTTTCATGAATAATCAGGAGATTATTCTAGTCTCCTTTGATTTAATATTCAGAGATCATCCAATTTCACTGGAAAATTATCCGAACTGTCCCTAGAAAGGGAAATGTCTAAATCAAATTTCTTAGaagattaagaataaaatatatttaccttgTATTTAATTCCCTTAGAGCAAGTTTTTAAGTTTCAAGTACATTTTCTATGCCACTTATATTTTGAACATAAAGCATTAAAACAAGGTTTGGGGGGGTCGTTTCATCTTTTCTAGCTTTGCACTGATTGCTTTGCAATGGCATTCTGAAaatctcctccttcctccagaCTCCGGATTAAGGGGAAACCTTCTAGGAAGCCAGGGTGCTGAAGGCTGTCTTTTGAGAAAGTGAACTCATTGAGGGGAGAGGAACTTCTGGTAACTGGCGTGGGCGACGGGAACAGGCCGGGGCCTCAGCTGGGACAGCGAcgctgccttcctctcctgtgCGCCAGGACCGAGCAGGCTGCCAGCGGGAGGAGCCCTGAAGCTGAGGCCGCCCAAGGGACACTGCGCACCGCCCAGATTTGGGCGCGAGGCACGGGGACGTGTCAACCTCCGTCCCCAGGGAGCCTGGAGCGCCTCTCAGGGGACAGAGCAGCGGCCGTTCCCGGCCCGTGCCAGGCTCCCGGGCGGCGgccaggtgcacacacacacacaccccg
Encoded proteins:
- the AQP4 gene encoding aquaporin-4 isoform X2, with protein sequence MSDRPTARRWGKCGPLCTRENIMVAFKGVWTQAFWKAVTAEFLAMLIFVLLSLGSTINWGGTEKPLPVDMVLISLCFGLSIATMVQCFGHISGGHINPAVTVAMVCTRKISIAKSVFYIAAQCLGAIIGAGILYLVTPPSVVGGLGVTMVHGNLTAGHGLLVELIITFQLVFTIFASCDSKRTDVTGSIALAIGFSVAIGHLFAINYTGASMNPARSFGPAVIMGNWENHWIYWVGPIIGAVLAGGLYEYVFCPDVELKRRFKEAFSKAAQQTKGSYMEVEDNRSQVETDDLILKPGVVHVIDIDRGEEKKGKDQSGEVLSSV